One Candidatus Latescibacterota bacterium genomic region harbors:
- the radC gene encoding DNA repair protein RadC → MKGRLDSSIERLRARGWLQGFDRIGDSELLALIMGRTGRCCSPSIANEIVDRYGGLDQVGKAGLEELMDFRGVGKAGALRIMASFELGRRVIVSGRQREVKKVKSPEDVAFLMIPEMKGLDREHFMAILLNTKNGILKIVTVAIGSLNAALVHPREIFKAAVIASAAGIIIVHNHPTGNPEPSREDRDLTERFARCGDLMGIDVVDHIIVGDDDYVSMRERGLINV, encoded by the coding sequence GTGAAGGGAAGGCTTGATTCATCCATAGAACGGTTAAGAGCCAGGGGTTGGCTGCAGGGATTTGACAGGATAGGTGATTCCGAGCTGCTGGCCCTTATTATGGGCAGGACAGGGCGCTGCTGCAGCCCTTCTATCGCGAATGAGATAGTCGATAGATACGGAGGGCTGGATCAGGTCGGCAAGGCCGGCCTTGAGGAGTTGATGGACTTCAGGGGGGTCGGAAAAGCCGGCGCGCTGAGGATCATGGCTTCGTTCGAGCTTGGAAGACGGGTGATCGTCTCCGGCAGGCAGCGTGAGGTGAAGAAGGTGAAGTCACCGGAGGATGTAGCTTTCCTGATGATCCCTGAGATGAAAGGGCTCGACAGGGAGCACTTCATGGCTATCCTTCTCAATACCAAGAACGGCATCCTGAAGATAGTGACCGTGGCGATCGGATCGTTGAATGCCGCACTTGTCCATCCGAGGGAGATCTTCAAGGCGGCGGTCATCGCCAGTGCCGCGGGAATCATTATCGTTCACAACCATCCGACCGGCAACCCTGAACCAAGCCGGGAGGACAGGGATCTTACCGAGCGCTTTGCCCGGTGTGGTGACCTGATGGGAATCGACGTGGTAGATCACATCATCGTCGGTGATGACGATTATGTCAGTATGAGGGAGCGGGGACTGATCAATGTCTGA